A DNA window from Gigantopelta aegis isolate Gae_Host chromosome 4, Gae_host_genome, whole genome shotgun sequence contains the following coding sequences:
- the LOC121371199 gene encoding zinc finger protein 62-like, which produces MPARHRKCKWSLRSIKIVKIYKYSVYRKHSQRTTLNLGLTLHRLGYFTCDKCKKSFGQKASLLVHRRRHSNAKPYKCVKCDKRFITQAGLVIHKTSHEVRQVKTEQKNVVSRFLRGQRSHKSRRVLVITHDSAGRESSTELFGKNTTKSNKICPARKDSSNNKFAHTHVKNKKTEMVKDSNSPSKNSKADTKQNTPKRRWLKKQLKDTTKTESSLQISCDDDVDDEDSTDGLSVVNNQSKVMSHTVDLEKRMVTRSLGKRKPPSTNNRRGRKHKVVKSRTKTIVNNSKKEDASAVEDEFSDSQEDEVKKEGKVKKARLKRVSKNQADSAKTSRIYQCDVCSKMCYDSSQLRSHRRLHTGEKPFVCNICNKSFRMNACLNVHMRVHTGEKPYHCSTCSKDFRYQNTFNKHLATHQIDVEKQVKCKICDRLFMTRESLWDHKQKLRKCDICAQLFCSFSALNIHKHKNHVDSFSVSAADGKYCQFCTKTFNSNYTYFVHMQKHARKGMPIKFPCPICSESFDTYDALRSHRKSHSVKRDKCVTCPWSHCGKKLTSQTRLDSHLKRHGDTQYLCHRCGMNFTDCVFYLKHRRACYQRITKYACPICSKILSGHSSLQKHLLSHKGEKPCQCEICGARFNNSSHLKRHKRIHVRKGEMPPFDDATARGSQQIESIFCYPDETHSQDFAEYTVEIGNEQVVAYFIDKETEQVELKTEILCATENVAKALE; this is translated from the coding sequence ATGCCTGCAAGACACAGAAAGTGCAAGTGGTCACTGAGAAGTATAAAAATTGTCAAGATTTACAAATACAGTGTGTATCGTAAACATTCACAGAGGACAACACTCAATTTAGGTTTGACTCTGCATCGGTTGGGATATTTTACTTGTGACAAATGCAAAAAGTCATTTGGGCAGAAAGCCAGTCTTCTTGTGCACAGACGGAGACACTCTAATGCAAAACCCTACAAATGTGTTAAATGTGACAAAAGGTTCATCACACAAGCTGGTTTAGTCATCCACAAAACAAGTCATGAAGTAAGGCAGGTTAAGACTGAACAGAAAAACGTTGTAAGTCGGTTTCTAAGAGGACAAAGAAGTCACAAGTCCAGACGAGTGCTGGTCATTACTCATGATTCTGCAGGACGAGAAAGTTCAACAGAATTATTTGGCAAGAAtacaacaaaatcaaataaaatctGTCCAGCTAGAAAAGATTCATCTAATAATAAATTTGCTCACACACATGTGAAGAATAAAAAAACTGAAATGGTGAAAGATTCCAACAGCCCGAGTAAAAACAGTAAGGCAGATACCaaacaaaacacccccaaaCGCAGATGGCTTAAGAAGCAACTAAAAGATACTACCAAAACAGAATCTTCTCTGCAAATAAGCTGTGATGATGACGTGGATGATGAAGATAGTACTGATGGTTTGTCAGTGGTGAACAATCAGTCCAAAGTTATGTCACATACTGTAGACTTGGAGAAAAGGATGGTGACCAGGTCGTTAGGGAAAAGGAAACCTCCATCGACCAATAACAGACGTGGTAGAAAACACAAGGTAGTGAAATCGAGAACTAAAACAATTGTGAACAACAGTAAGAAAGAGGATGCATCTGCAGTTGAAGATGAATTCAGTGACAGTCAGGAAGATGAGGTCAAGAAGGAAGGCAAGGTCAAGAAAGCACGTTTAAAACGAGTCTCGAAGAACCAGGCAGACTCGGCCAAGACGTCAAGGATATACCAGTGTGATGTTTGTAGTAAGATGTGCTACGACTCTTCACAGCTGAGAAGTCATCGTCGCCTTCACACTGGTGAAAAACCCTTTGTTTGCAATATCTGCAACAAAAGCTTCAGAATGAATGCCTGTCTGAATGTTCACATGAGGGTGCATACTGGAGAGAAGCCTTACCATTGCAGCACGTGTTCAAAAGACTTTAGGTATCAAAACACATTCAACAAGCATTTAGCCACACACCAGATCGATGTGGAGAAACAAGTTAAGTGTAAGATTTGCGACAGACTGTTCATGACTCGTGAAAGCCTGTGGGATCACAAGCAAAAACTTCGTAAATGTGACATATGTGCACAGTTGTTCTGTTCCTTTTCTGCGCTCAACattcacaaacacaaaaaccatGTAGATTCATTTTCTGTGAGTGCGGCAGATGGAAAGTACTGTCAGTTTTGCACTAAAACATTCAACTCAAACTATACCTACTTCGTCCATATGCAGAAACATGCTCGAAAGGGTATGCCAATAAAATTTCCATGTCCAATATGTTCGGAATCGTTTGATACCTATGACGCTTTACGCAGTCATAGAAAATCACACTCGGTTAAACGTGATAAATGCGTTACCTGCCCATGGTCTCACTGTGGCAAAAAGTTAACAAGTCAGACCAGGCTTGACTCGCATCTTAAAAGACATGGTGACACTCAGTACCTTTGTCACAGATGTGGCATGAATTTCACCGACTGTGTGTTTTACCTTAAACACAGGAGAGCATGTTACCAGAGAATCACCAAATATGCCTGTCCCATATGTAGTAAAATCCTCAGTGGTCACTCGTCTTTGCAGAAGCACCTTTTGTCTCACAAAGGTGAAAAACCATGCCAGTGCGAGATATGTGGTGCTCGATTCAACAACAGTTCGCATCTTAAGCGACACAAGAGGATTCACGTTAGGAAAGGAGAAATGCCGCCATTCGATGATGCCACCGCTCGAGGATCCCAACAAATTGAATCGATCTTTTGTTATCCTGATGAAACGCACAGCCAAGATTTCGCTGAATATACTGTTGAAATTGGGAATGAACAGGTAGTGGCGTATTTCATTGATAAGGAAACCGAGCAAGTAGAACTGAAGACAGAAATACTGTGTGCAACAGAAAATGTTGCTAAAGCACTGGAGTAG
- the LOC121372306 gene encoding zinc finger protein 120-like, with protein MQTRSPVQKKIIVSVPTRTRMRTRSYTQKQMADQPSTELQQVSVDKASTSNRNMHDYYRKTVVVDSVVNGNEAYEAEASKETKDRCKEHLPCSAKHVTETDFDNHKSVHSMKKSMLSKCVLCNKMTPSSSKKKTCLDVNTNKKTFLCNICATSNESVSREFAQLESPSGKCKTECNEDINCTICNKYFNNQNDLHAHSSRSKKCNTCSEFFCTVLDLKRHKRKHDIKYSCSYCTKTTPYLRNYTEHVDRHIRKGITVAYECAHCSESFDGSELLRIHNQTHKTKHIPTIPCPWKHCNKKFTCQSRLNQHVKRHNGEKVYLCSRCGMLLTDCILYKKHRSTCRQRFIKLACKLCGKECGGYSALKTHTRTHTGEKPFQCDTCGMRFKINHHLKRHKQIHLRKDAKPVFQNCGTQTPVKVKVEKTSQDLIKTESAEQTLDVANLVHTNGYDDVDNDGDNDGDSSTYTFINVKREPVVYYVSENNVSLLAGEVMHVVAGSQTLEGTSMLGAEIAQEVVLNSFEVVHN; from the coding sequence ATGCAAACAAGGTCACCtgtacaaaagaaaataatagtttcGGTACCGACACGTACCAGGATGCGGACACGGTCATACACACAAAAGCAGATGGCAGATCAGCCATCAACAGAGTTGCAGCAAGTATCTGTCGACAAGGCATCCACTAGTAATCGTAATATGCATGATTACTATAGAAAGACTGTGGTTGTTGACAGTGTAGTTAACGGAAATGAAGCCTATGAGGCTGAAGCAAGTAAAGAGACCAAAGATCGTTGCAAGGAACATCTTCCATGTTCAGCTAAGCATGTGACTGAAACAGATTTTGATAATCATAAAAGTGTGCACAGTATGAAAAAATCCATGTTGTCCAAGTGTGTTCTGTGCAATAAAATGACTCCCTCATCTTCTAAAAAGAAAACTTGTCTTGAcgttaatactaataaaaaaacgttTCTGTGTAACATTTGTGCAACCAGCAATGAAAGTGTAAGTAGAGAGTTCGCACAACTGGAATCACCTTCTGGAAAATGCAAAACAGAATGTAATGAGGATATAAATTGTACGATttgcaacaaatattttaacaaccAAAACGATCTGCATGCTCACAGCAGCAGATCTAAAAAGTGCAACACTTGCTCAGAGTTTTTTTGCACAGTTTTGGACTTGAAACGTCATAAAAGGAAACATGACATAAAATACTCTTGTTCATATTGCACTAAGACAACACCATACCTGAGAAATTACACGGAACATGTGGATAGACATATTAGAAAAGGCATAACTGTCGCATACGAATGTGCACACTGTTCAGAATCCTTTGATGGTTCAGAACTACTAAGAATTCACAACCAGactcataaaacaaaacatattccGACCATCCCTTGCCCGTGGAAACATTGTAACAAGAAATTCACATGCCAGAGTAGACTTAACCAGCATGTTAAAAGACACAATGGAGAAAAGGTTTATCTTTGTAGCAGGTGTGGAATGTTGCTGACCGACTGTATACTGTACAAGAAACACAGAAGCACGTGTCGACAGCGTTTTATCAAACTTGCATGCAAGTTGTGCGGTAAAGAATGTGGTGGTTATTCAGCATTGAAAACACACACCCGCACACACACAGGAGAGAAACCATTTCAGTGTGATACCTGTGGTATGCGTTTCAAAATCAATCACCACTTGAAGCGCCACAAACAGATTCATTTAAGAAAGGATGCAAAACCAGTCTTTCAGAATTGTGGCACACAGACACCCGTGAAAGTTAAAGTGGAGAAAACATCACAAGATCTGATTAAGACTGAATCTGCAGAACAGACACTTGATGTAGCTAACTTGGTACACACTAATGGCTATGATGATGTTGAcaatgatggtgataatgatggtgatagCTCCACTTACACTTTTATTAATGTGAAGAGAGAACCAGTGGTATATTATGTTAGTGAGAATAATGTGTCCCTTTTGGCTGGAGAAGTCATGCATGTAGTAGCTGGTTCACAAACTCTAGAAGGTACCAGTATGCTGGGAGCAGAAATAGCACAAGAAGTTGTACTAAATTCTTTTGAAGTTGTCcataattaa
- the LOC121371198 gene encoding gastrula zinc finger protein XlCGF48.2-like — protein sequence MGVRHTCRWSLMCIRIVKIYKCGVCHKHVQRTNSLGCSSAVTQSVAGNQVGCFRCRGCEKSFRQKASLRVHRRRHSDAKPYKCVTCNRGFVTQAGLVIHKAGHEMRQFKTKNLGHNNITVSDHTEHQNQNEESQICNRLKSQNLESQFLKVEIGDESKRVLVITQNSTGDKNSAETFDVLLRNSNAVLSPAQNVKQEDINTNSSLAWMRRNESDIQNERTVVKKTLLITGDNSSFIFKNEPEVSENNKTSSQIECEASTSYNDDLDNACYGPSDFSHNVSVKEKHQKSVETCSSKLVKMLEKNKINDNKDMHCTRWKTKSCVQKELSQHIFVGHRIMTRSLVKKEKQSTNTKSYRNMKRCQSTPEMKSNDKVKKSKTQKVIGSVQKCSNSCVKHVLKTDEVSKSPSEYDLKTPGKQSKLFQCDLCKKMCNDSSKLKDHLRLHTGEKPFTCNICNKSFRMKACLKIHMRVHTGEKPFRCGTCAKEFKYHNTFNRHLATHQSNTDKQISCKNCEKQFMSREGYWDHSKKRQKCDTCSQLFCTISALNVHKQKNHVEAFSVSKTDGKDCQFCKKTFKSNYNFFVHMQRHSRKGMPIRFPCPICSESFDSYDLLRVHRKKHSVKRDKCVRCPLPHCGKMLTSQTRLNLHLKRHNGETQYLCHRCGMRFTDCVFYLKHRRACYQKINTHDCAICGKVLSGYTALHRHILSHKGEKPCQCEICGARFNNSSHLRRHKRIHVRKGEMPPFEGETIPETVSVESALCYSNATQAQNYTEYTTSVDIGNEQVVTYIVKQENGTTCISTEEIPVHLQTELMCATSNVAQELEDATCLFNS from the coding sequence ATGGGTGtaagacatacatgtaggtggtcACTGATGTGCATCAGAATTGTTAAGATCTACAAATGTGGTGTGTGCCATAAACATGTACAGAGGACCAATAGTCTCGGTTGCTCAAGTGCTGTTACTCAGAGTGTGGCTGGCAATCAAGTGGGTTGCTTTAGATGTAGAGGTTGTGAAAAATCTTTTAGACAAAAAGCCAGTCTTCGTGTGCACAGACGGAGACACTCGGATGCAAAACCCTACAAGTGTGTTACATGTAACAGAGGGTTTGTCACACAGGCTGGCTTAGTGATTCACAAGGCAGGTCATGAAATGAGACAGTTTAAGACTAAAAATCTTGgtcataataatattacagtttCTGATCACACTGAACATCAAAACCAGAACGAAGAAAGTCAGATTTGTAACAGACTTAAATCTCAAAACCTTGAAAGTCAGTTTCTTAAAGTAGAAATAGGTGACGAGTCCAAAAGAGTGTTGGTCATTACTCAGAATTCTACAGGAGATAAAAATTCAGCTGAAACATTTGATGTGCTGCTAAGAAATTCAAATGCAGTTCTATCCCCAGCACAAAATGTCAAACAAGAAGATATTAATACCAATAGTTCCTTGGCCTGGATGAGAAGAAATGAAAGTGATATTCAAAATGAAAGAACTGTGgttaagaaaacattattgatcACTGGTGATAACAgttcttttattttcaaaaatgaacCAGAAGTTAGTGAGAATAACAAAACTTCATCACAAATCGAATGTGAGGCCAGCACTAGTTACAATGATGATCTTGATAATGCATGTTATGGCCCTTCAGATTTCTCCCATAATGTCTCAGTAAAAGAAAAACACCAGAAGTCGGTAGAAACATGTAGttcaaaattagttaaaatgctggaaaagaacaaaattaatgataataaaGACATGCACTGCACAAgatggaaaacaaaatcatgTGTACAAAAAGAATTGTCACAGCATATTTTTGTGGGTCACAGAATAATGACAAGGTCACTTGTGAAGAAGGAAAAGCAGTCGACCAATACAAAGAGTTACAGAAATATGAAGAGATGTCAAAGTACTCCAGAAATGAAGTCTAATGACAAGGTAAAGAAATCTAAGACACAGAAAGTTATTGGCAGTGTACAAAAGTGTTCAAATTCATGCGTTAAGCACGTCCTAAAAACAGATGAGGTCAGTAAATCACCATCTGAATATGACCTTAAAACCCCAGGAAAACAGTCAAAGTTGTTCCAGTGTGATCTTTGTAAGAAGATGTGCAATGACTCTTCTAAACTGAAAGATCATCTCCGACTTCACACCGGAGAAAAACCCTTCACTTGTAATATCTGCAACAAAAGCTTCAGAATGAAGGCCTGTCTGAAAATCCACATGAGAGTGCATACTGGAGAAAAACCCTTCCGTTGTGGCACATGCGCAAAGGAATTTAAGTATCATAACACTTTTAACAGACATTTAGCCACACATCAGTCAAATACTGATAAACAAATTAGCTGTAAGAATTGTGAAAAACAGTTCATGAGTCGTGAAGGTTATTGGGATCACAGTAAAAAAAGGCAGAAATGTGACACATGTTCACAGTTATTCTGTACCATTTCTGCATTAAATGTTCATAAGCAAAAAAATCATGTGGAAGCTTTTTCTGTGTCTAAAACAGATGGGAAAGATTGCCAGTTCTGCAAAAAAACATTCAAGTCGAACTATAATTTCTTTGTCCATATGCAAAGACATTCTCGAAAGGGTATGCCAATAAGATTCCCATGTCCAATTTGTTCAGAATCTTTTGACAGTTATGACCTGCTACGTGTACACAGAAAAAAACACTCTGTAAAACGTGACAAGTGCGTTAGGTGTCCATTGCCTCACTGTGGCAAAATGCTAACCAGTCAGACTAGACTAAATTTGCATCTCAAAAGACACAATGGTGAAACTCAGTACCTCTGTCATAGATGTGGCATGCGCTTCACTGACTGTGTGTTTTATCTTAAACATAGAAGAGCGTGTTAccagaaaataaatacacacgaTTGTGCCATATGTGGAAAGGTCCTAAGTGGGTACACCGCTTTACATAGGCATATTTTGTCTCACAAGGGAGAAAAACCATGTCAGTGCGAAATCTGCGGTGCTCGATTTAACAACAGTTCCCACCTCAGGCGACACAAGCGGATTCATGTACGAAAAGGAGAAATGCCTCCCTTTGAAGGCGAAACCATACCAGAAACTGTATCTGTGGAATCGGCATTGTGTTATTCCAATGCAACACAAGCCCAAAACTACACAGAGTATACTACGTCTGTTGATATTGGGAATGAACAGGTGGTGACGTATATTGTCAAGCAGGAAAATGGCACTACGTGCATATCAACAGAGGAGATACCTGTACACCTGCAGACCGAACTGATGTGTGCAACATCAAATGTTGCCCAGGAACTGGAAGACGCAACTTGTCTCTTTAATTCCTAA